One window of Robiginitalea biformata HTCC2501 genomic DNA carries:
- a CDS encoding ArnT family glycosyltransferase, which yields MNQTTPRLVPAFLGCLLLLNLAQAAFTELLYDEAYYWYYAQNISWGYFDHPPMVAWMIALGSNLIPGELGVRVVSVLMGVGTLFLLWLLIDAPGKRENPARVLLWFLSITLLHAYGFLSLPDTPLLFFTALFLLAYRYFLRSPGMVPAVGLGLVMAALMYSKYHAALVILFVLLSNLKLLRSGYAWLALAVSLLAYFPHLYWLYEQEFVSVRYHLFERPNQPYSFSKFTAGYFLNLIALFGLTFPWAYLSLWKYRPTDTFRRSLKFVAWGIFLFFLFSSFQRRIQTQWLIAACIPMAVLVAETLLTHPATGKWVARASIANIAVLLFLRIGLAYEPLFPVPFEAHGNKAWVASLQEVADGNPVVFENSYRQASMYRFYSGETAFSLNNAYYRKNQYSIDDSEARVQGRRVFFIRVIDRETPYYYTDQAGEKKYGTFLDPFTSYRKLEAGTRPENAYRPGDTGTFWLYNPYARPVPLAGLKFGIALMDPYKETQSIVGVRPDDTNSLPEMLAPADSVSFRFRYQDHKGEAPTYIRAVAGVPGLVFGLNGNSQKVDR from the coding sequence ATGAACCAAACGACTCCCAGGCTAGTGCCGGCTTTTCTAGGGTGCCTGCTCCTCCTCAATCTGGCACAGGCCGCTTTTACCGAATTGCTTTACGACGAGGCCTATTACTGGTACTATGCCCAAAATATCTCCTGGGGGTATTTCGACCACCCGCCCATGGTGGCCTGGATGATTGCCCTGGGAAGCAACCTGATCCCCGGGGAACTCGGCGTACGGGTGGTCAGCGTGTTGATGGGTGTCGGGACCCTGTTCCTCCTCTGGTTGCTCATCGATGCCCCCGGGAAACGCGAAAACCCCGCCCGGGTGCTGCTTTGGTTTCTCTCCATTACGCTGTTGCACGCCTACGGCTTTCTGAGCCTGCCGGATACCCCCCTGCTGTTCTTTACGGCCCTCTTCCTGCTGGCCTACCGGTATTTCCTGAGAAGTCCGGGAATGGTCCCTGCAGTGGGCCTGGGGCTCGTGATGGCCGCCCTGATGTACAGTAAGTACCACGCGGCCCTGGTGATACTCTTTGTGCTGCTATCCAACCTGAAGCTCCTGAGGTCCGGGTATGCCTGGCTCGCCCTGGCGGTTTCCCTGCTGGCCTACTTTCCGCACCTCTACTGGCTCTACGAGCAGGAATTCGTCTCCGTGCGTTACCACCTCTTTGAGCGGCCCAACCAACCGTACAGCTTTTCGAAATTTACCGCCGGGTATTTTTTAAACCTCATCGCCCTGTTCGGCCTGACCTTCCCATGGGCCTACCTGAGCCTTTGGAAATACCGACCCACCGATACGTTTCGCCGCTCCCTGAAATTTGTGGCCTGGGGAATCTTCCTGTTCTTCCTCTTCTCCAGTTTCCAGCGCCGTATTCAGACCCAGTGGCTCATCGCCGCCTGCATCCCGATGGCCGTTCTGGTAGCGGAAACCCTGTTGACACACCCGGCCACAGGCAAATGGGTCGCCCGGGCCTCCATCGCCAACATCGCCGTACTGCTTTTCCTCCGTATCGGCCTGGCCTATGAACCCCTGTTCCCGGTGCCTTTTGAAGCCCACGGGAACAAAGCCTGGGTGGCCAGCCTGCAGGAAGTGGCCGACGGGAATCCGGTGGTGTTCGAAAACTCCTACCGCCAGGCTTCCATGTACCGTTTTTACTCCGGGGAGACGGCCTTTAGCCTGAACAACGCCTATTACCGGAAGAACCAGTACTCCATCGACGATTCCGAAGCCCGGGTACAGGGCCGGCGGGTATTTTTTATCCGGGTAATCGACCGGGAGACGCCCTATTACTACACCGACCAGGCAGGCGAAAAAAAATACGGCACCTTCCTGGACCCGTTTACCTCTTACCGCAAACTCGAGGCGGGGACGCGGCCGGAAAACGCCTATCGCCCCGGGGACACCGGTACTTTCTGGTTGTACAACCCATACGCCCGGCCGGTTCCCCTGGCCGGGCTCAAATTCGGGATCGCCCTGATGGATCCCTATAAGGAAACCCAGTCCATCGTCGGTGTCCGGCCGGATGACACCAACAGCCTCCCCGAGATGCTGGCGCCGGCCGACAGCGTATCGTTCCGGTTCCGGTATCAGGACCACAAGGGGGAAGCACCTACATATATCCGCGCGGTTGCCGGGGTGCCGGGCCTGGTATTCGGACTCAATGGGAACAGCCAAAAAGTCGATCGCTGA
- a CDS encoding polyprenol monophosphomannose synthase, protein MTDGLVIIPTYNEIENVEAIVRAVFGLPKPYDVLIVDDASPDGTAGKVREMQAEFPGRLHLEERQGKAGLGTAYIHGFKWALKRDYAYIFEMDADFSHRPGDLPRLHRACLDGADMAIGSRYKKGVNVVNWPLHRVLLSYGASFYVKLITGMKVDDPTAGFICYHRRVLEAIDLDQVRFVGYAFQIEMKFRAYLRKFQIQEVSIVFTDRERGQSKMSKTIVWEAVFGVISMKVRSLFRKNGL, encoded by the coding sequence ATGACTGACGGGCTGGTGATTATCCCCACCTACAACGAAATAGAGAATGTCGAAGCGATCGTCCGGGCTGTATTCGGTCTGCCGAAGCCTTACGATGTGCTGATCGTGGACGATGCTTCCCCGGACGGTACGGCCGGTAAAGTCCGCGAAATGCAAGCCGAGTTCCCGGGGCGTCTGCACCTGGAAGAGCGGCAGGGGAAAGCGGGCCTGGGAACAGCCTATATCCACGGATTTAAATGGGCCCTCAAAAGGGACTACGCCTATATCTTTGAGATGGATGCGGATTTTTCCCACCGTCCCGGGGACCTGCCCCGCCTGCATCGGGCCTGCCTGGACGGTGCGGATATGGCCATTGGCTCTCGGTATAAAAAGGGGGTGAATGTGGTGAACTGGCCGCTCCACCGGGTACTGCTGTCTTACGGGGCTTCCTTCTACGTCAAATTGATCACCGGGATGAAAGTGGACGACCCCACGGCAGGGTTTATCTGTTACCACCGCCGGGTACTCGAAGCCATCGACCTGGACCAGGTGCGTTTTGTCGGATACGCCTTCCAGATAGAGATGAAGTTCCGCGCATACCTGCGGAAATTCCAAATTCAGGAAGTGTCTATCGTGTTTACGGACCGGGAGCGCGGACAGTCCAAAATGAGCAAGACCATCGTCTGGGAAGCCGTGTTCGGCGTGATCAGCATGAAGGTCCGGAGCCTGTTTAGAAAGAACGGATTATAG
- a CDS encoding dihydroorotase, with protein sequence MKKYLLTNVRMVNEGRITEGDLLIHGPYIERIGPQITAGGATIIDMRGAWLLPGLIDDQVHFREPGLTHKGDIASESRAAVAGGITSFMEQPNTVPQTTTLEKLEEKFALARASSHANYSFLFGGTNDNLEELKRLDPKSCSGVKLFLGSSTGNMLVDDEKVLEQIFRNTDMVISAHCEDEETIRKNLAYYKEQYGDDIPVELHPIIRSEEACYLSSSRAIELARKTGARLHVFHLSTGRETDLFRNDIPLSEKQITAEVCIHHLWFSSDDYRDKGTLIKWNPAVKSTQDRSRLWEALLDDRIDIIATDHAPHTLEEKKNPYTSAPSGGPLVQHALPALMEKVLDGRISIGKVVEKMCHNPAILFDIDRRGYLREGYYADLAAVAEDDPWRVGPANILYKCGWSPFEGQPFRTRVMYTFVNGHPAYELGRVSEKRNARRLTFNR encoded by the coding sequence ATGAAGAAATACCTCCTTACCAACGTCCGCATGGTCAACGAAGGCCGGATCACCGAGGGTGACCTGCTGATCCACGGACCCTATATCGAACGCATCGGCCCGCAGATCACTGCCGGGGGTGCTACGATTATCGACATGCGGGGGGCCTGGCTGCTGCCCGGCCTGATCGACGATCAGGTGCATTTTCGCGAACCCGGCCTGACCCATAAGGGGGACATCGCCTCGGAGAGCCGCGCAGCGGTTGCCGGGGGGATCACTTCTTTTATGGAACAGCCCAATACGGTGCCCCAGACCACCACCCTGGAAAAACTCGAGGAGAAGTTTGCCCTTGCCCGGGCCTCCTCCCATGCCAATTACAGCTTCCTATTCGGGGGTACGAACGACAACCTGGAGGAACTCAAGCGGCTCGACCCGAAAAGCTGTTCGGGCGTCAAGTTATTCCTGGGGTCTTCTACCGGGAATATGCTCGTGGATGACGAAAAAGTGCTGGAACAGATCTTCCGCAATACGGACATGGTCATTTCCGCCCATTGCGAGGACGAAGAGACGATCCGCAAAAACCTTGCGTATTACAAGGAGCAATACGGGGACGACATCCCTGTGGAACTCCACCCGATCATCCGCAGCGAAGAGGCCTGCTACCTCTCATCCTCGCGGGCGATTGAGCTCGCCAGGAAAACCGGGGCCCGCCTGCATGTCTTCCACCTGTCCACCGGGCGCGAAACCGACCTGTTCCGCAACGACATCCCGCTCTCGGAGAAGCAGATCACGGCCGAGGTGTGCATCCACCACCTCTGGTTTTCCTCCGACGATTACCGGGACAAGGGCACGCTGATCAAATGGAACCCCGCAGTCAAATCGACCCAGGACCGCTCCCGGTTATGGGAAGCACTGCTGGACGACCGCATCGATATCATTGCCACCGACCACGCGCCCCATACGCTGGAAGAAAAGAAAAACCCGTATACCTCCGCCCCATCCGGGGGGCCGCTCGTACAGCACGCTCTGCCGGCCCTGATGGAGAAAGTCCTGGACGGCAGGATTTCGATCGGGAAGGTGGTGGAAAAAATGTGCCACAACCCGGCCATCCTGTTCGACATCGATCGCAGGGGCTACCTGCGCGAAGGGTATTACGCCGACCTGGCGGCCGTTGCAGAAGACGACCCCTGGCGGGTAGGCCCGGCCAATATCCTGTACAAATGCGGCTGGTCGCCCTTTGAGGGTCAGCCATTCCGGACCCGGGTTATGTATACGTTCGTGAATGGGCACCCGGCCTATGAATTGGGCAGGGTTTCTGAAAAGCGAAACGCCAGAAGACTTACATTCAACCGATGA
- a CDS encoding DUF4296 domain-containing protein gives MMRYLFPILLLILLPGCRQELVEKPDNLIPPERMSAILYDLAIMEAIDGTYRGTLDRNGIEPVTWVYEKHGVDSLQFAKSDFYYASRPAAYERIYQEVADRLSRERDSIGEVIRKGNEAGREAVSGKSEKDSL, from the coding sequence ATGATGCGCTACCTCTTTCCCATCTTATTGTTGATCTTGTTGCCCGGCTGCAGGCAGGAACTTGTCGAGAAACCCGATAACCTGATACCTCCGGAGCGCATGAGTGCCATCCTCTACGACCTGGCCATCATGGAAGCCATTGACGGGACCTACCGGGGAACCCTGGATCGAAACGGAATCGAGCCCGTTACCTGGGTCTATGAAAAACACGGGGTGGACAGCCTGCAATTTGCCAAAAGCGATTTCTACTATGCCTCCCGGCCCGCAGCCTATGAACGCATCTACCAGGAAGTGGCCGACCGCCTGTCGCGGGAACGCGACAGTATCGGGGAGGTAATCCGGAAGGGCAATGAGGCGGGCAGGGAAGCCGTTTCCGGGAAGTCTGAGAAGGATTCCCTTTAA
- a CDS encoding NAD-dependent epimerase/dehydratase family protein, whose product MDLVTGGTGLVGSHLLMELARAGRPVRAIHRAGSDLQRVRRLFAWYGPELAMAWDAIQWVEAELSDLPALEAALAGASRVYHCAGLISFDPSDRNQLLKTNFEGTRNVVNCCLGLGIKQLCHVSSIATIGGKLGSGKEEDPWDPQRTNVYATSKYLAEMEAWRGGQEGLEVAIVNPGVVLGPGSYDSGSGRLIAAAGNGLRYYPPGGTGFVGVGDVVRAMILLMDGGHFNNRYLLVGNNLSYREILGQIAGVLEVRAPEKPLKYWQMNFLRPLDWLASHISGRKRRLTGAQIRSFRNPKQFDNGKILKTLGGFQFTDIRDILEICGRHYRETANS is encoded by the coding sequence ATGGATTTAGTGACTGGCGGAACGGGTCTGGTGGGGAGTCATTTGCTGATGGAATTGGCCCGGGCCGGGCGCCCGGTCCGGGCCATCCACCGGGCCGGCAGCGACCTGCAGCGGGTACGCAGGCTCTTTGCCTGGTACGGCCCGGAACTGGCCATGGCCTGGGACGCCATCCAATGGGTGGAAGCGGAACTCTCGGACCTGCCGGCCCTGGAAGCCGCCCTGGCCGGGGCCAGCCGCGTCTACCACTGTGCCGGGCTGATCTCCTTCGACCCGTCGGACCGGAACCAACTCCTGAAAACAAACTTCGAGGGGACCCGCAATGTGGTAAACTGCTGTCTGGGGCTCGGGATCAAACAGCTCTGCCACGTCAGCTCAATTGCCACCATCGGGGGCAAGTTGGGATCCGGCAAGGAGGAAGACCCCTGGGACCCGCAGCGCACGAACGTCTATGCCACCAGTAAATACCTGGCGGAGATGGAGGCCTGGCGGGGCGGGCAGGAAGGCCTGGAGGTTGCCATCGTCAACCCCGGGGTGGTCCTGGGTCCCGGATCCTACGACTCGGGCAGCGGGCGCCTGATTGCTGCAGCAGGGAATGGCCTGCGCTACTATCCCCCCGGAGGTACGGGCTTTGTCGGGGTCGGCGATGTAGTCCGCGCCATGATATTGCTCATGGACGGCGGGCATTTCAACAACCGATACCTGTTGGTGGGCAACAACCTCTCCTATCGGGAGATCCTTGGTCAAATCGCCGGGGTGCTAGAGGTCCGGGCACCTGAGAAACCCCTGAAATACTGGCAGATGAACTTCCTGAGGCCACTGGATTGGCTGGCGTCGCATATTTCCGGGCGTAAGCGCAGGCTCACCGGGGCGCAAATCCGATCATTCAGGAACCCGAAGCAATTCGACAACGGGAAAATCCTGAAAACCCTCGGGGGCTTTCAGTTCACAGACATCCGGGATATCCTGGAAATTTGCGGCAGGCATTACCGCGAAACGGCCAATAGTTAA
- the tyrS gene encoding tyrosine--tRNA ligase yields the protein MATNFVKELEWRGMLHDVMPGTEEHLLSGMQAAYVGIDPTADSLHIGHLVGVMMLRHFQMAGHKPIGLVGGATGMIGDPSGKSAERNLLDETTLRMNQEAIKMQLSRFLDFESDAENAAVLVNNYDWMKDITFLDFIRDVGKHITVNYMMAKDSVKKRVSDESGEGMSFTEFTYQLVQGYDFLHLYRKYNCTLQMGGSDQWGNITTGTELIRRIDGGKGYALTCPLITKADGTKFGKTESGNVWLDAHKTSPYKFYQYWLNTSDEDAEKYIKIFTFLSREEIEGLVAEHREAPHKRELQRRLAEELTTMVHSRQDLENAVTASSILFGKSTAESLRSLGEETFMEVFEGVPQCHLPIGDIESGLDMVAALSARTGFLKSNGEALRELKQNAISVNKAKVDDSYTITEKDLISGKFVLLQRGKKNYFVLVADTD from the coding sequence ATGGCGACTAACTTTGTAAAGGAATTGGAATGGCGCGGGATGCTCCACGACGTCATGCCGGGTACGGAAGAACATTTGCTCTCCGGCATGCAGGCGGCCTATGTGGGAATCGACCCGACGGCGGACTCGCTCCATATCGGGCACCTGGTAGGGGTGATGATGCTCCGGCATTTCCAGATGGCCGGGCACAAGCCCATTGGCCTGGTAGGGGGAGCTACCGGGATGATCGGGGACCCCTCGGGGAAATCCGCCGAACGAAACCTGCTGGACGAAACGACCCTTAGGATGAACCAGGAAGCCATCAAGATGCAGCTTTCCCGGTTCCTGGACTTTGAAAGCGATGCCGAAAACGCCGCGGTCCTGGTGAACAACTACGACTGGATGAAGGATATCACGTTCCTGGATTTTATCCGGGACGTTGGCAAGCACATCACGGTAAACTACATGATGGCCAAGGACTCCGTCAAGAAACGCGTCTCGGACGAATCCGGCGAGGGCATGTCTTTTACGGAATTTACCTACCAACTCGTCCAGGGGTACGATTTTCTGCACCTGTACCGGAAATACAATTGCACGCTCCAGATGGGGGGCAGCGACCAGTGGGGGAATATTACCACAGGGACCGAGCTGATCCGCCGGATCGACGGGGGGAAGGGGTATGCCCTGACCTGTCCGTTGATCACCAAGGCGGACGGCACGAAATTCGGGAAGACCGAATCCGGGAACGTCTGGCTGGACGCCCATAAGACAAGCCCGTATAAATTCTACCAGTACTGGTTGAACACCTCGGATGAGGATGCCGAGAAATACATCAAGATTTTCACCTTCCTCAGCCGGGAGGAGATCGAAGGGCTGGTGGCGGAACACCGGGAGGCCCCGCATAAAAGGGAGCTGCAACGACGCCTGGCCGAGGAACTCACTACCATGGTCCATTCCCGGCAAGACCTGGAGAACGCCGTGACGGCCAGTTCCATCCTCTTCGGGAAATCGACTGCTGAGTCGCTCCGATCCCTGGGGGAGGAAACATTTATGGAGGTGTTTGAGGGCGTACCGCAATGCCACCTGCCAATCGGCGATATCGAATCGGGACTCGACATGGTGGCGGCCCTGTCGGCCCGCACCGGGTTCCTCAAATCGAACGGGGAGGCGCTGCGGGAACTCAAACAAAATGCCATCTCCGTCAATAAGGCCAAGGTAGACGACTCTTACACGATTACCGAAAAAGACCTGATCAGCGGGAAATTTGTTTTACTTCAGCGGGGCAAGAAGAATTATTTTGTACTCGTAGCCGATACGGACTGA
- a CDS encoding long-chain-fatty-acid--protein ligase, translating to MEAYDFFEISSREAFEQAALEVFRAQFRTVPVYGEFCRHLGRTPGEVTQAEDIPFLPIEFFKSHKVLRRGATETVVFQSSGTTDSGLSRHFVPDLSLYASSYTRGFEYFFGPVSDWCILALLPSYQERPGSSLIYMVEGLIRAGAREGSGFLNGDADGIAARIREADRAHDRVLLIGVSFALLDLAESHPMELSGTTVMETGGMKGRRKELIRQELHGRLCRGLGLERVHSEYGMTELLSQAYSSGRGIFQCPPWMQVRIRDTEDPLSPVTPGRTGGINVIDLANWHSCSFIATQDLGRHLPDDQGFEVLGRFDHSDIRGCNLLAIGR from the coding sequence ATGGAAGCATATGATTTCTTTGAGATATCCTCCAGAGAGGCGTTTGAGCAGGCCGCCCTGGAAGTGTTCCGCGCACAGTTCCGCACCGTGCCGGTATACGGGGAATTCTGCCGCCATCTCGGCCGGACGCCCGGGGAAGTGACGCAGGCAGAAGACATCCCCTTCCTCCCGATCGAATTTTTCAAAAGCCATAAAGTCCTGCGCCGCGGGGCAACCGAAACTGTCGTTTTCCAAAGCAGCGGCACCACCGACAGCGGGCTCAGCCGGCATTTTGTGCCCGATTTGTCGCTCTACGCATCCTCCTATACCCGGGGATTTGAATATTTTTTCGGCCCTGTCTCCGATTGGTGTATCCTCGCCCTGTTGCCCTCGTATCAGGAACGTCCCGGTTCGTCCCTGATATACATGGTAGAGGGTTTGATCCGGGCCGGTGCCCGGGAAGGCAGCGGTTTCCTCAATGGGGACGCAGACGGGATTGCCGCCCGGATTCGGGAGGCAGACCGGGCGCACGACCGGGTGCTGCTGATCGGGGTTTCCTTTGCCCTGCTCGACCTGGCCGAATCCCATCCGATGGAGCTCTCCGGAACCACGGTCATGGAGACCGGGGGTATGAAGGGCCGGCGAAAGGAATTGATCCGGCAGGAATTGCACGGGCGCCTGTGCAGGGGCCTGGGGCTTGAGCGGGTCCATTCGGAATACGGGATGACCGAATTGCTGTCCCAGGCCTATTCTTCCGGCCGGGGCATCTTCCAGTGTCCGCCCTGGATGCAGGTGCGAATCCGGGATACGGAAGATCCGCTGAGCCCGGTAACCCCCGGGAGAACCGGGGGGATCAATGTCATCGACCTCGCCAACTGGCATTCCTGTTCGTTCATCGCCACCCAGGATCTGGGCAGGCATCTCCCCGATGACCAGGGTTTTGAAGTGCTCGGCCGGTTCGACCATTCGGATATCCGGGGTTGTAACCTGCTCGCCATCGGCCGGTAA
- a CDS encoding T9SS type A sorting domain-containing protein, with protein sequence MKQIYLLLFFMGTFGLAAQQTDAVAGSGEARIRLHPNPATANVVYIESDSAAPKTVRVYDLFGKVVLERRLSGDALAIDLLVPGVYMVRVEQKGRYATKKLVVR encoded by the coding sequence ATGAAGCAAATCTACCTACTGCTGTTCTTCATGGGAACATTCGGCCTCGCCGCCCAACAGACCGATGCGGTCGCGGGATCGGGGGAGGCGCGCATCCGGCTGCACCCCAACCCGGCTACCGCCAATGTGGTGTATATCGAATCGGACTCCGCGGCACCTAAAACCGTCCGCGTTTACGACCTCTTTGGAAAAGTAGTACTGGAAAGGCGGCTCAGCGGAGATGCACTGGCCATCGACCTGTTGGTTCCGGGGGTGTATATGGTCCGGGTTGAGCAAAAAGGCCGGTACGCCACCAAAAAACTGGTGGTACGCTAG